A genomic stretch from Nitrospirota bacterium includes:
- a CDS encoding MTH938/NDUFAF3 family protein: MRIDHYSFGKIVIGGNTYTKDVIIFPERVFSPWWRREGHLLRMEDLGEVLKEKPEVLVIGRGFSGVMEAPDDLVQELAIEGIRVVVKNTPEAVGIYNILNVAKKAAALHLTC; encoded by the coding sequence ATGCGCATCGACCACTACTCATTCGGAAAGATCGTCATCGGGGGGAATACGTATACGAAGGACGTGATCATCTTCCCCGAACGGGTCTTTTCGCCCTGGTGGAGGAGAGAGGGGCATCTCCTCAGGATGGAGGACCTCGGAGAGGTTCTCAAGGAGAAGCCCGAGGTCCTCGTGATCGGCAGAGGCTTTTCCGGTGTCATGGAAGCACCGGACGATCTTGTCCAGGAGCTCGCCATAGAGGGCATCCGGGTCGTCGTGAAGAATACGCCCGAAGCGGTGGGGATATACAATATCCTGAATGTCGCAAAGAAGGCAGCCGCGCTCCACCTCACCTGCTAG
- a CDS encoding DUF488 domain-containing protein, whose protein sequence is MTRQSIFTIGYEGKNVDDFINRLKRYNITTLIDVREIPSSRKPGFSKGRLSENLKSANISYIHMKELGSPRELREKLHEDNDYSSFFEGYGKYLDTQLGSVKYLHDEVLSNGVSCIMCMERDPLHCHRKIVAEKIKEVNGNGLTITHI, encoded by the coding sequence ATGACTCGACAATCTATTTTTACCATTGGATATGAAGGTAAAAACGTCGATGATTTCATCAACAGGCTAAAAAGGTACAATATTACAACGTTAATCGACGTAAGAGAAATTCCCTCAAGCAGAAAGCCGGGATTCTCAAAAGGCAGGCTCTCTGAAAACCTTAAATCAGCAAATATAAGTTATATTCATATGAAAGAGCTAGGGAGTCCCAGAGAATTAAGAGAAAAGCTGCATGAGGATAACGACTATAGCTCCTTCTTTGAGGGATATGGAAAATATTTAGATACGCAGCTTGGAAGTGTAAAATACCTTCATGATGAAGTTTTATCAAACGGGGTCAGTTGCATTATGTGCATGGAAAGGGATCCTCTTCATTGTCATAGAAAGATTGTTGCAGAAAAAATTAAAGAGGTCAATGGCAATGGACTTACTATCACACATATCTGA
- a CDS encoding HEPN domain-containing protein: MTEREALFQYRLRQAEETLQEAERMIEGGFSARTVVNRAYYSMFYALLALFLKAGIDTKTSKHSGMISLFDKELVRAGRIDKRYSRMLHDTFDARQEGDYREFAEVTIADAGSALGNAREFLDMVKRAA, translated from the coding sequence ATGACGGAAAGAGAGGCGCTCTTTCAGTACCGCCTGAGACAGGCGGAAGAGACCTTACAGGAAGCCGAGAGGATGATAGAGGGCGGCTTCAGCGCCAGGACTGTTGTCAACCGGGCATATTATTCGATGTTCTATGCGTTATTGGCGCTTTTCCTGAAAGCCGGCATAGACACGAAAACCTCTAAGCATAGTGGTATGATTTCGTTATTCGATAAGGAGCTCGTGAGGGCCGGAAGGATAGACAAGCGTTATTCAAGAATGCTGCACGATACCTTTGATGCCCGGCAGGAGGGTGATTATAGAGAGTTTGCCGAGGTAACGATTGCCGATGCGGGCAGTGCGCTTGGAAATGCTAGAGAATTCCTGGATATGGTCAAAAGAGCAGCCTGA
- a CDS encoding nucleotidyltransferase domain-containing protein, whose protein sequence is MNAQDYEIARSLKDRLSEVVGLIDFRVFGSRSRGDADEYSDMDVFIEVESIDRELKQKIRDIVWEVGFENAIYISPLIFTRDEIESSPLRASPLVKSITGEGVRV, encoded by the coding sequence ATGAATGCGCAGGATTATGAAATAGCAAGGAGTCTGAAAGATCGTTTATCCGAAGTCGTCGGCTTGATCGACTTCAGGGTATTCGGATCGCGGTCGCGCGGCGATGCGGACGAATATTCCGATATGGACGTGTTTATCGAAGTGGAGAGCATCGATAGAGAACTGAAGCAGAAGATCCGGGATATCGTCTGGGAGGTAGGCTTCGAGAATGCCATCTATATCTCGCCGCTTATCTTTACGCGGGACGAAATAGAAAGCTCTCCCTTACGGGCATCTCCTCTTGTCAAGAGCATTACAGGGGAGGGAGTTCGCGTATGA
- a CDS encoding metallophosphoesterase gives MRTIVHLSDLHFGRSQPSLIDPLVEIIQARMPHLIVVSGDLTQRAKTSQFRQAKELFSLLPHPVLVIPGNHDIPLYAFWTRLLNPFGRYRRHISEELNPHYRDDELAVMGVNSVRRLKWKEGRINVRQLEAIRDFFSTVPQHVVKIVVAHHPFNLPEGYRGHYIGRARTALEWFGKAGVDLLLSGHLHSTLAEYRNTAYRLRYRKPLIVQAGTPLSTRLRIEPNSFNIIVVDYPRLSVERYELDRETLTFVLARTERFLRGAEEWEPAEISRVS, from the coding sequence ATGCGCACCATCGTCCATCTTTCCGATCTGCATTTCGGCAGGAGCCAGCCCTCCTTGATCGACCCCCTCGTCGAAATAATACAGGCGCGCATGCCTCATCTGATCGTGGTCTCGGGCGACCTGACCCAGCGGGCGAAGACCTCCCAGTTCAGGCAGGCGAAAGAGCTCTTCTCTCTCCTGCCTCATCCGGTCCTCGTCATTCCCGGCAACCACGATATCCCCCTGTATGCCTTCTGGACCCGCCTCCTGAACCCGTTCGGGAGGTACCGGCGGCATATTTCGGAAGAGCTCAATCCGCACTACAGGGATGACGAGCTTGCGGTCATGGGAGTCAACTCCGTGCGCCGGCTGAAGTGGAAGGAGGGGCGAATCAATGTGCGGCAGCTCGAGGCGATCCGCGACTTCTTCTCGACCGTGCCGCAGCATGTCGTGAAGATAGTCGTCGCGCACCACCCCTTCAATCTCCCCGAGGGATACCGGGGACACTACATCGGCCGCGCCCGCACAGCCCTCGAGTGGTTCGGGAAGGCCGGCGTGGACCTGCTCCTCTCGGGCCACCTGCACAGCACCCTTGCCGAGTACAGGAACACCGCGTACCGGCTCCGGTACCGGAAGCCGCTGATCGTCCAGGCCGGGACCCCCCTCTCGACCCGCCTCCGCATCGAACCGAACTCCTTCAATATCATCGTCGTCGACTACCCCCGCCTCAGCGTAGAGCGCTACGAGCTCGATAGAGAGACTCTCACCTTTGTCCTGGCACGGACCGAACGCTTCCTGCGCGGAGCAGAGGAGTGGGAACCCGCAGAGATATCCCGGGTTTCGTAA
- a CDS encoding diacylglycerol kinase family protein, whose translation MDTRKVAVLVNVAAGKADAGPQLREIEEAFAALGVEPKIWPARSGADLKQAAKEAIGLGFPVIVAAGGDGTVSKVADTLAGSEAALGILPTGTLNHFAKDLNLPLDIGEAAATITEGHTVAVDAGRVNDKGFINNASIGVYPQLITFRERMQKKGLSKWMALIPAALAVMVKAPARLRVRLSVEGKDIEMTTNIIFVGNNEYEISGLRIGIRKRVDQGVLSLYLSRRTTRRGLVGLLFRALLGNLRRGAGEPDFDAYRAQEFWIDSDRKRLETALDGELVSLETPLHFRAQPRALKVIVKR comes from the coding sequence ATGGACACCAGGAAGGTCGCGGTTTTAGTCAATGTTGCTGCCGGAAAAGCGGATGCCGGTCCCCAACTCCGGGAGATCGAAGAGGCCTTCGCCGCTCTCGGCGTCGAGCCGAAGATCTGGCCGGCCCGGTCCGGAGCAGATCTCAAGCAGGCGGCCAAAGAGGCGATAGGATTGGGCTTTCCGGTCATTGTCGCTGCAGGAGGAGACGGCACCGTCAGCAAGGTCGCCGATACCCTGGCCGGCTCGGAAGCGGCGCTCGGCATTCTGCCCACCGGCACGCTCAACCATTTCGCCAAAGACCTCAACCTCCCCCTCGATATCGGAGAAGCCGCGGCGACCATAACGGAAGGGCATACGGTTGCCGTGGATGCAGGCAGAGTAAACGACAAGGGCTTCATAAACAATGCGAGCATCGGCGTCTATCCGCAGCTCATCACGTTTCGCGAGCGGATGCAGAAAAAAGGGCTCTCCAAATGGATGGCGCTTATCCCCGCTGCTCTTGCCGTGATGGTCAAAGCGCCTGCCCGGCTGCGCGTACGCCTGAGCGTGGAAGGAAAAGATATCGAGATGACGACCAACATCATCTTCGTCGGCAACAACGAGTATGAAATCTCCGGCCTCCGGATCGGGATCAGGAAGAGGGTGGATCAGGGCGTCCTCAGCCTCTATCTCTCGCGCCGGACGACGAGGCGCGGACTGGTCGGTCTGCTCTTCCGTGCGCTTCTGGGCAATTTGAGAAGAGGGGCGGGAGAACCGGATTTCGATGCGTACCGCGCGCAGGAATTCTGGATCGATAGCGACAGAAAGCGCCTCGAGACGGCACTGGACGGAGAGCTGGTCAGCCTCGAGACCCCGCTCCATTTCAGGGCCCAGCCGCGCGCGCTGAAGGTCATCGTGAAGAGATAA
- a CDS encoding nitrous oxide-stimulated promoter family protein, giving the protein MTRERKTVSAMIGIYCRDIHAGSGNALCPHCSELWIYAKERLDRCPFQGSKTTCANCAVHCYRPSMREKIREVMRYAGPRMTYRHPLLALFHFIDGFRKSASRPRSPAS; this is encoded by the coding sequence ATGACGAGAGAGCGCAAGACCGTAAGCGCCATGATCGGCATCTACTGCCGGGACATCCACGCCGGGAGCGGAAACGCGTTATGTCCCCACTGCAGCGAGCTGTGGATATATGCGAAGGAGCGGCTCGACCGCTGCCCGTTCCAGGGGAGCAAGACAACGTGCGCAAACTGCGCCGTGCACTGCTACAGACCCAGCATGCGCGAAAAGATCAGGGAGGTAATGCGCTATGCCGGCCCCCGCATGACCTATCGCCACCCCCTCCTCGCCCTGTTCCACTTCATCGACGGCTTCCGGAAGAGCGCAAGCCGGCCCCGTTCGCCTGCTTCGTAA
- the mug gene encoding G/U mismatch-specific DNA glycosylase, which translates to MKSYRKPTKEEILAAAGKTVPDVIAPGLKVLLVGINPGLYTAAIGHHFGRPGNRFWPALFAAGFTDRLLSPYEERELLQRGCGITNLVDRATARADEVSKEELIEGAARLKKKVEKYKPKFVAVLGIDAYRKAFRQPKAAPGRQRERFGGAVVWVLPNPSGINAHFTPAALARMFRELRVAAEKDEQA; encoded by the coding sequence ATGAAGTCCTATCGCAAACCGACCAAAGAGGAGATCCTTGCGGCTGCCGGCAAGACGGTGCCCGATGTGATCGCGCCCGGGCTGAAGGTGCTGCTCGTCGGTATCAATCCGGGATTGTATACGGCGGCGATAGGGCACCACTTCGGACGGCCCGGCAACCGGTTCTGGCCTGCGCTGTTCGCGGCGGGGTTTACCGACCGGCTGCTTTCGCCCTATGAAGAGCGGGAGCTGCTGCAGCGCGGCTGCGGGATTACGAACCTCGTGGACCGGGCCACGGCGAGGGCTGATGAAGTGTCGAAAGAAGAGCTGATCGAAGGCGCGGCGCGGCTGAAGAAGAAGGTCGAAAAATATAAACCAAAGTTCGTCGCTGTTTTGGGGATCGATGCCTACCGCAAGGCGTTCAGGCAGCCGAAGGCGGCGCCGGGCAGGCAGCGCGAGCGGTTCGGCGGGGCAGTGGTATGGGTGCTGCCGAATCCGAGCGGCATCAATGCCCATTTCACGCCTGCTGCGCTCGCACGGATGTTCCGGGAGCTCCGGGTCGCTGCTGAAAAGGACGAACAGGCGTGA
- a CDS encoding DUF6765 family protein: MDIEYHYYITFLIALRAGFKRDEAYKIAYASQYTDDNDTSYAIDAGRASSSIPSSAGWKSRSWIRGD; encoded by the coding sequence ATGGACATCGAGTACCACTATTACATCACGTTCCTTATTGCTCTAAGGGCCGGTTTCAAGAGGGATGAGGCATACAAAATCGCCTATGCAAGCCAGTATACGGATGATAACGACACCTCGTATGCGATCGATGCTGGGCGCGCGAGCTCCTCGATCCCATCTTCAGCAGGATGGAAGTCGCGAAGCTGGATACGTGGTGATTGA
- a CDS encoding PDDEXK nuclease domain-containing protein produces MNTITKDIFDIIRKARQKAYASVNFAMVEAYWLIGKRIVKEEQHGALRAEYGKGLILDLSKQLSKEFGKGFSVANLKNFRQFYLSFPDFEKSYTACSQLSWSHLRLIMRVDNEKARDYYITEASQQNWSVRQLERNINTLWYERLLSSPDKRAAIARESAFEKQMPRDFIKDPYVLEFLQLPEHPSTSEQQIESAIIDNLQHFLLELGKGFSFVGRQYRISTETKHFFIDLVFYNFILKCFVLIDLKIDDLTHQDIGQMDMYVRLFEDRIKGADDNPTIGIILCTEKDETIVKYSVLEESRQLFASKYRLVLPTEDELRAEIERERRLFMEQREGKAGIE; encoded by the coding sequence ATGAACACCATCACCAAAGATATCTTCGACATTATACGCAAAGCCCGGCAGAAGGCCTACGCATCGGTCAACTTCGCCATGGTGGAAGCATACTGGCTTATCGGGAAAAGGATTGTAAAGGAAGAACAACATGGCGCATTGCGGGCTGAATACGGTAAAGGCCTGATCCTGGACCTATCGAAGCAGCTTTCAAAGGAATTCGGCAAAGGCTTTTCAGTAGCTAACCTCAAGAATTTCAGGCAGTTTTATCTATCGTTCCCCGATTTTGAAAAAAGCTACACAGCGTGTAGCCAATTATCATGGTCCCATCTGCGCCTCATCATGCGGGTAGACAACGAGAAAGCAAGAGACTACTACATCACCGAGGCGTCGCAGCAGAACTGGAGCGTCCGCCAGTTGGAGCGGAATATAAACACTCTTTGGTATGAGCGGCTTTTATCCTCGCCGGACAAGAGGGCGGCAATTGCCCGGGAAAGCGCTTTTGAGAAGCAGATGCCGCGAGACTTTATCAAAGACCCGTATGTCCTTGAGTTCCTCCAGTTGCCTGAGCATCCCTCCACCTCGGAGCAGCAGATAGAATCAGCTATCATCGATAATCTCCAACACTTCCTGCTGGAATTGGGAAAGGGCTTTTCCTTTGTCGGCAGGCAATACCGGATCAGCACCGAAACAAAGCATTTCTTCATCGACCTCGTCTTTTATAACTTCATTCTCAAATGCTTCGTGCTGATCGACCTGAAAATAGACGACCTCACCCACCAGGACATCGGCCAGATGGACATGTACGTGCGTCTGTTCGAGGACCGCATCAAGGGGGCAGACGACAATCCCACCATCGGCATCATTCTCTGCACCGAGAAGGACGAGACCATCGTAAAGTACAGCGTACTGGAAGAGAGCAGGCAGTTGTTCGCCTCGAAATACCGGCTCGTGCTGCCGACTGAGGATGAACTGCGGGCGGAGATCGAGCGGGAACGGCGGTTGTTTATGGAGCAGAGGGAGGGGAAGGCGGGGATTGAATGA
- a CDS encoding class I SAM-dependent DNA methyltransferase has translation MPHEKLKQLEDDLWRSADTLRANSDLKSSEYSTPVMGLIFLKFADNKYRQHEKAILAEYLKLKGTRRERSLSDIAIEKCGFYLPDNARYDYLLKLPEERDIAKEIKDAMKAIEKDKPELRGVLPQDEYFRLTRTDKTIPKQLLKNFADIPEDATGDMFGQIYEYFLGNFAMAEGQGGGEFFTPRSVVRLMVEIIEPHRGMVYDPACGSGGMFVQSAHFIEQHRHELSNGNKGDIYVYGQEKTLETVKLAKMNLAVNGLRGDIRQANTYYEDPYGSFGKFDYVLANPPFNVDDVSLSTVEKDKRFNTYGIPRNKSKVKKSEQGKETVPNANYLWINLFATSLKPKGRAALVMANSASDARHSEADIRKKLIEENLIYGMLTLPSNMFYTVTLPATLWFFDKGKKDKNILFIDARNIFTQIDRAHREFSEEQIQNIAVISHLRKGNRPKFVQLIDRYFQQGMERLIENKAQVEPVSEQLLEVLDDKEGKQAVAELVKQWSGLKTLQTRYTQYWGKYGKEAAIEKKNKAQHQLREAFDPFFVALHEGLKRLDKIIRSHEKAQAEEAKSNGKRAAIDRKTKALKTALETLHTEVKNAESCYKHIHWLHERFPKAEYEDVTGLCKLATPEDVKEQDYSLNPGRYVGVVIEEDGKTEEEFIEELLAMNDELTRLNDEARTLEKVIAHNIRQIAGDA, from the coding sequence ATGCCCCATGAAAAACTGAAACAACTGGAAGACGACCTCTGGCGCAGCGCCGACACGCTCCGCGCCAACTCTGATCTGAAATCCAGCGAATATTCCACGCCAGTTATGGGGCTGATCTTCCTTAAGTTCGCCGACAATAAATATCGACAGCATGAAAAAGCTATTCTTGCTGAATATTTAAAGCTTAAAGGAACACGCCGGGAAAGATCCCTGTCCGACATCGCTATCGAAAAGTGCGGATTCTATTTGCCGGACAATGCACGCTATGACTACCTGCTCAAACTTCCCGAGGAAAGGGATATCGCCAAAGAAATTAAAGATGCCATGAAGGCGATAGAGAAAGACAAACCGGAACTTCGGGGTGTTCTCCCTCAGGATGAATACTTCAGACTCACCCGCACCGACAAAACCATTCCAAAACAACTTCTTAAAAACTTTGCCGATATCCCCGAAGATGCGACGGGTGATATGTTCGGACAGATCTATGAATATTTTCTCGGCAACTTTGCTATGGCTGAGGGTCAGGGCGGCGGCGAGTTTTTTACGCCGCGCTCGGTCGTGCGATTAATGGTGGAGATTATCGAACCCCACCGCGGTATGGTGTACGATCCTGCTTGCGGCTCAGGCGGCATGTTCGTGCAATCCGCACATTTCATAGAGCAGCATCGTCATGAGTTGTCCAACGGGAATAAAGGAGATATCTATGTCTACGGCCAGGAGAAGACCCTTGAGACGGTAAAGCTGGCGAAGATGAACCTCGCCGTCAACGGTTTGCGCGGCGATATCCGGCAGGCGAATACTTACTACGAAGACCCCTACGGCAGCTTCGGCAAATTTGATTATGTCCTGGCTAATCCGCCGTTCAACGTGGATGATGTGAGCCTCAGCACGGTCGAGAAGGACAAACGCTTTAACACTTACGGTATCCCGCGCAACAAGAGCAAGGTGAAGAAAAGCGAGCAGGGAAAAGAAACCGTGCCCAATGCCAATTATCTCTGGATCAACCTGTTTGCTACCTCATTAAAGCCAAAAGGTCGTGCGGCATTGGTTATGGCCAACTCCGCATCGGATGCGCGCCACTCAGAGGCCGATATCAGAAAAAAGCTTATTGAGGAAAATCTTATCTACGGCATGCTGACGCTGCCGTCCAATATGTTCTATACGGTCACGTTACCGGCTACTCTCTGGTTTTTCGACAAAGGCAAAAAGGATAAAAACATCCTGTTTATCGACGCCCGCAATATCTTCACCCAGATCGACCGCGCCCACCGCGAATTTTCCGAAGAGCAGATCCAGAACATTGCCGTTATCAGCCATCTGCGTAAAGGAAACCGGCCAAAGTTCGTGCAGCTGATCGACCGCTATTTTCAGCAGGGAATGGAGCGGCTGATTGAAAACAAGGCTCAGGTGGAGCCTGTTTCCGAGCAACTGTTGGAAGTGCTGGATGATAAGGAAGGCAAACAAGCGGTAGCCGAGCTGGTAAAGCAGTGGTCCGGCCTGAAAACATTGCAGACCAGGTATACCCAGTATTGGGGGAAATACGGTAAAGAGGCAGCTATTGAAAAGAAAAACAAAGCCCAGCATCAATTGCGCGAGGCTTTTGATCCCTTTTTCGTTGCGCTGCATGAAGGCCTGAAGCGGCTCGACAAAATTATCCGGAGCCATGAAAAGGCGCAGGCCGAAGAGGCGAAATCCAATGGCAAGCGTGCGGCAATCGACAGAAAGACCAAAGCCCTGAAGACCGCGCTCGAAACGCTGCATACCGAGGTGAAAAATGCCGAGAGCTGCTACAAGCATATTCACTGGCTGCACGAGCGCTTCCCGAAGGCCGAATACGAAGACGTAACCGGCCTTTGCAAGCTGGCGACGCCGGAAGACGTCAAAGAGCAGGATTACTCGCTCAATCCGGGTCGTTATGTCGGCGTAGTGATCGAGGAGGATGGAAAGACGGAGGAGGAGTTCATCGAGGAGCTGCTTGCCATGAATGACGAACTCACGCGGTTGAATGACGAAGCGCGGACGCTGGAAAAAGTGATCGCCCACAATATCCGGCAGATCGCAGGGGATGCATGA
- a CDS encoding class I SAM-dependent methyltransferase, whose amino-acid sequence MPHRIVGGLLDAAGVHEDDLLYDLGCGDGRVVIRAAQERGCRAVGIDSNPERIKECNENAQKAGVSSRVRFIRGDLFEAEIGEATVVVLYLLSLINVKLRPRLFETLRPGTRVISYEFDMGGWQPDQEHEVEGYPVYVWSIPAGVAGAWECSVGVGCMQERSTLKLEQQFQHVFGALHSGSTAAPLTGTVVEGTLLQLTAHDQRALLTGPIRFSGRVEGDAIRGAMAPERALNKAVPWSAKRLR is encoded by the coding sequence ATGCCGCACAGGATCGTCGGCGGGCTGCTCGATGCCGCGGGCGTACACGAAGACGATCTGCTCTACGATCTCGGCTGCGGCGACGGCCGCGTGGTGATCAGGGCAGCGCAGGAGCGCGGCTGCCGCGCTGTCGGCATCGACAGTAACCCCGAGCGGATCAAGGAGTGCAATGAAAATGCACAAAAGGCAGGAGTGAGCAGCCGCGTGCGCTTCATTCGGGGAGACCTCTTCGAGGCGGAGATCGGCGAGGCGACGGTGGTGGTGCTCTACCTGCTCTCGCTGATCAATGTGAAGCTGCGGCCCCGGCTGTTCGAGACCCTGAGGCCCGGGACCAGGGTCATCTCGTACGAGTTCGATATGGGAGGCTGGCAGCCCGACCAGGAGCACGAGGTAGAAGGCTACCCCGTGTATGTCTGGTCGATTCCCGCCGGGGTGGCAGGGGCGTGGGAATGCTCGGTCGGCGTGGGCTGCATGCAGGAGCGCTCTACGCTGAAGCTCGAGCAGCAGTTCCAGCATGTATTCGGCGCGCTCCATTCGGGATCGACAGCAGCGCCGCTGACCGGCACTGTCGTCGAGGGGACGCTCCTTCAGCTCACGGCGCACGACCAGCGAGCGCTCCTCACCGGTCCGATCCGCTTCAGCGGCAGGGTTGAGGGCGACGCGATCCGGGGCGCCATGGCTCCCGAGCGGGCGCTGAACAAGGCGGTCCCGTGGTCGGCGAAGCGCCTGCGCTGA
- a CDS encoding UPF0149 family protein: MPAHTLPSGPDDQELERLLKRSGAKISLAAIYGLFYGCLAAPRPVAPSMYLPVIFGKEPVPSEPSGAGGAPGSKSPGNSGATVMEGLSSLWNRLARWKPSSAPIILPESHYSDDTAGLLQRAADAAALIEYFMEGIALGGTRDEDLSEVPLEALDILGRVRTHLEEYRDALKRGNEELGMSPQETRGLLEQVEAAIADSIACVSLGLLEARRQGMQTFTALARACRRGGHADFCDCGSGRKYNRCCGLTH, encoded by the coding sequence ATGCCCGCTCATACACTGCCGTCCGGTCCCGATGACCAGGAGCTCGAGAGGCTCCTCAAACGGTCGGGAGCTAAAATCAGCCTCGCCGCAATCTACGGACTCTTCTACGGCTGTCTCGCCGCACCCCGCCCGGTGGCGCCCTCGATGTACCTGCCGGTCATCTTCGGTAAGGAGCCGGTTCCCTCTGAACCGTCCGGCGCAGGAGGAGCTCCCGGGTCGAAGAGCCCGGGGAACAGCGGCGCCACGGTAATGGAAGGGCTCAGCAGCCTCTGGAACCGCCTTGCGCGGTGGAAGCCCTCGTCCGCGCCGATCATCCTCCCTGAATCGCACTATTCCGACGATACGGCAGGGCTGCTCCAGCGGGCGGCGGATGCAGCGGCGCTCATCGAGTACTTCATGGAAGGGATCGCCCTCGGCGGCACGCGGGATGAGGACCTCTCGGAGGTCCCGCTCGAGGCCCTCGACATACTCGGCCGGGTGAGGACGCACCTGGAGGAATACCGCGATGCCCTCAAGCGCGGCAATGAAGAGCTGGGGATGTCGCCGCAAGAGACCCGGGGGCTCCTCGAACAGGTCGAGGCAGCCATCGCCGACTCTATCGCGTGCGTCTCCCTGGGACTGCTCGAAGCGCGGCGGCAGGGGATGCAGACTTTTACCGCGCTCGCGCGGGCCTGTCGGAGGGGAGGCCACGCCGACTTCTGCGACTGCGGCAGCGGCAGGAAGTACAACCGCTGCTGCGGCCTGACACATTAG
- a CDS encoding translation initiation factor, with the protein MSGNRSRLVYSTEKPVPRKARAAEPAAKPPHEALPPSHQKITVRLERKGRGGKAVSIIEGLSLSSRDREAFLKQLKAKLGAGGTLKEEAIEIQGDHRDALIAHLDALGYRPKRSGG; encoded by the coding sequence ATGTCCGGTAACCGATCACGCCTCGTCTATTCCACCGAAAAGCCCGTGCCCCGCAAGGCCCGCGCCGCTGAGCCCGCGGCAAAGCCGCCGCACGAAGCGCTGCCACCGTCTCACCAGAAGATCACGGTCCGTCTCGAGCGCAAGGGCCGCGGCGGCAAGGCGGTGAGCATTATCGAAGGGCTCAGTCTCTCTTCGAGAGACCGCGAGGCCTTCCTGAAGCAGCTCAAGGCAAAGCTCGGCGCCGGCGGCACTCTCAAAGAGGAGGCGATCGAGATCCAGGGAGACCACCGCGACGCCCTCATAGCCCACCTCGACGCCCTGGGCTACCGGCCGAAACGCTCCGGCGGCTGA